Proteins found in one Nitrosopumilus maritimus SCM1 genomic segment:
- a CDS encoding 5' nucleotidase, NT5C type has product MKIALDVDGVLADVILSWLNYSNSIRQEIKKHEITDWDFWKKFEINRYDFYTELSSCWKNWTSIPPTEENLTSITKNLSDIGQVDIVTARERSTDSFVKNWLKHYEISYDNYVSVIDGPMKADLDYDVFIDDSPLNALKFLQNKKKVILYSQPWNQHITEKNIHRISKLSEVIKKLN; this is encoded by the coding sequence ATGAAGATTGCATTAGATGTTGATGGTGTACTCGCTGATGTTATATTGTCTTGGCTAAATTATAGTAATTCAATTAGACAAGAAATTAAAAAACATGAAATTACTGATTGGGATTTTTGGAAAAAGTTTGAAATTAATCGTTACGATTTCTATACTGAATTAAGTTCATGTTGGAAGAATTGGACTTCAATTCCTCCTACTGAAGAAAATCTAACCTCGATCACAAAAAATTTGTCTGATATTGGTCAGGTAGATATTGTCACCGCAAGAGAACGTTCTACTGATTCTTTTGTAAAGAATTGGCTAAAACACTACGAAATTTCTTATGACAACTATGTTTCAGTAATTGATGGTCCTATGAAAGCTGATCTGGATTATGATGTTTTTATTGACGATTCACCATTAAATGCATTAAAATTTCTACAAAATAAGAAAAAAGTAATTCTATATTCCCAACCTTGGAATCAACATATCACTGAAAAAAATATTCATCGAATTTCAAAACTTTCTGAAGTGATAAAAAAATTAAATTAA
- the gatE gene encoding Glu-tRNA(Gln) amidotransferase subunit GatE translates to MSEFSINELGVKVGLEIHQQLATNKKLFCNCTPIDTDEYSIKFQRKLRAAKSELGEYDPAALFEKSKSKTIMYFANPESSCLVEQDEEPPHELDVDAKKISLVIASALKSDVFREIYPMRKTVVDGSNTTGFQRTMLISQGGSFNVEDKEIGIQSICLEEDAAKILGEDGAIKKYGLERLGIPLVEIATEPFEVNPHEIKKIALSLGRILRSTKKVKRGLGSIRQDVNVSIKDGNAVIEVKGVQQLDQLEKVVEYEAKRQHGLLKISKKLQEIDWTHSDNDRKDVTELFKKCKSKIIQNAIKKNQKIVGISFRNMSGMFGYAPHEGIRLGKEVAELVRFFGIGGVFHSDELPNYGVENTDIDDLKKTLEINDNDGFLVLAAPEEKINVVIDQIILRIEYIRNEGIPIDTRLATQSGETKFLRPRPGAARMYPETDIPPIIISKTELDNAINNIPKSWDDSIKDLQTEYQLNLQLSEQLFDSNYFELFEKITEKTKVNPTFVASILCSTITNLERNGLDSKLLKNEEITKTFQFLEEGKIAKESVEIIFENIMNGKSHTIEKAMNNTSIETIDESELESICKEIVEKNQKIVENQKERAIGPLMGIAMKELRGKASGEIINKLLLKNIKNKLENN, encoded by the coding sequence ATGTCAGAGTTTTCAATAAACGAATTAGGTGTAAAAGTAGGACTTGAAATTCATCAGCAACTAGCTACAAATAAAAAATTATTTTGTAATTGTACACCAATTGATACGGATGAATATTCTATTAAATTTCAAAGAAAACTACGTGCTGCAAAAAGTGAATTAGGGGAATATGATCCTGCTGCATTATTTGAAAAATCAAAATCAAAAACAATAATGTATTTTGCAAATCCAGAAAGTAGTTGTTTAGTTGAACAAGATGAAGAACCACCACATGAATTAGATGTTGATGCAAAGAAAATTTCCCTGGTTATTGCATCTGCTCTAAAATCAGATGTGTTTAGAGAAATTTATCCAATGAGAAAAACAGTTGTGGATGGATCAAATACTACTGGATTTCAACGTACAATGTTAATTTCGCAAGGAGGTTCTTTTAATGTTGAAGACAAGGAGATTGGAATTCAATCTATTTGTCTTGAAGAAGATGCAGCAAAAATTTTAGGAGAAGATGGGGCAATTAAAAAATATGGATTAGAACGTTTAGGAATTCCTTTAGTTGAAATTGCTACTGAACCATTTGAAGTAAACCCACATGAAATTAAAAAAATTGCATTATCATTAGGGAGAATTTTAAGAAGTACTAAAAAAGTGAAAAGAGGATTAGGTTCAATCAGACAAGATGTTAATGTTTCAATTAAAGATGGAAATGCGGTAATTGAGGTTAAAGGAGTTCAGCAACTCGATCAATTAGAAAAAGTAGTAGAATATGAGGCTAAAAGACAACACGGACTATTAAAAATCTCAAAAAAATTACAAGAAATTGATTGGACTCATAGTGATAATGACAGAAAGGATGTTACAGAGTTATTCAAAAAATGTAAATCAAAAATTATTCAAAATGCCATAAAGAAAAATCAGAAGATAGTTGGAATTTCTTTTAGAAACATGTCAGGCATGTTTGGATATGCTCCTCATGAAGGAATTCGATTAGGAAAAGAGGTAGCAGAACTAGTCAGATTTTTTGGAATAGGAGGGGTTTTTCATTCTGATGAATTACCAAATTATGGTGTTGAAAATACAGATATTGATGATTTGAAAAAAACATTAGAAATCAACGATAATGATGGATTTTTGGTTTTAGCAGCACCAGAAGAAAAAATCAATGTAGTCATAGATCAAATAATTTTGAGAATAGAATACATTCGAAATGAAGGAATTCCAATAGATACACGATTAGCAACCCAAAGTGGCGAGACTAAATTTCTTAGACCAAGACCAGGTGCAGCAAGAATGTATCCAGAAACAGACATTCCCCCAATAATAATTTCAAAAACAGAATTAGATAATGCAATAAACAACATTCCAAAGTCATGGGATGATTCAATAAAAGATCTTCAAACAGAATATCAACTCAATCTCCAATTATCAGAACAACTCTTTGATTCAAACTATTTTGAATTATTTGAAAAGATAACTGAAAAAACTAAAGTTAATCCAACGTTTGTTGCATCAATATTATGTTCAACCATTACAAATTTAGAAAGAAATGGATTGGATTCAAAATTGTTGAAAAATGAAGAAATAACAAAAACATTTCAATTTTTAGAAGAAGGAAAAATTGCCAAAGAATCAGTTGAAATTATTTTTGAGAACATTATGAATGGAAAATCCCATACAATAGAGAAGGCAATGAATAACACCTCTATTGAGACTATAGATGAATCGGAATTAGAGAGTATTTGTAAAGAAATTGTTGAAAAGAATCAAAAAATTGTAGAAAATCAAAAAGAAAGAGCAATTGGACCTCTAATGGGAATTGCTATGAAAGAATTGAGAGGAAAAGCATCGGGCGAAATAATTAACAAACTTCTTTTAAAAAATATCAAAAATAAATTAGAAAATAATTAG
- a CDS encoding GDP-mannose dehydrogenase: MSDIVLGMGEVGETLFGLLEERNFDCVGIDIESSKCKNYSENDTIKNPEYLHICLPGELTEFVDITLSWIPKLKDLKAIIVHSTVRPGTTKNIQEKSSVPVLFSPVRGVHRRFLDDIKKYTKFIASDNNEIDPDIKLDLEKRFQKVDWMSTTKTGELAKILVDTSYYGWLINYAQITKMICEKEGIDFDEMWKFADEIHENLGNRPKMYPGIIGGHCVIPNLSLIEYENLDVIKKINEMYENFKNN, encoded by the coding sequence ATGTCAGACATAGTATTAGGCATGGGAGAAGTAGGTGAAACTCTGTTTGGATTACTAGAGGAAAGAAATTTTGATTGTGTTGGTATTGACATAGAATCTTCAAAATGTAAAAATTATTCAGAAAATGATACAATCAAAAATCCAGAATATCTTCATATTTGTCTTCCAGGTGAACTTACAGAATTTGTAGATATTACATTAAGTTGGATTCCAAAATTAAAAGATCTAAAGGCAATAATTGTACATTCTACTGTAAGACCAGGTACTACAAAAAACATACAAGAAAAATCCAGTGTTCCAGTTTTATTTTCACCAGTTCGGGGTGTTCATAGAAGATTCTTAGATGACATCAAAAAATATACAAAATTTATTGCTTCAGATAACAATGAAATCGATCCTGACATCAAATTAGATTTAGAAAAAAGATTCCAGAAGGTTGATTGGATGTCAACAACAAAGACAGGTGAACTTGCAAAAATCTTAGTTGATACATCGTATTATGGATGGCTCATTAATTATGCGCAGATAACAAAGATGATTTGTGAAAAGGAAGGAATCGATTTTGATGAAATGTGGAAATTTGCAGATGAAATACATGAGAATTTAGGAAATAGACCAAAAATGTATCCAGGAATAATCGGAGGACATTGTGTTATACCAAATCTTAGTTTAATTGAGTATGAAAATTTAGACGTAATTAAAAAAATTAATGAGATGTATGAGAACTTTAAGAATAATTAG
- a CDS encoding DUF354 domain-containing protein: MKIWIDILTPKQLLFSEPIIEKLGKKNRILCTSRDYEEVSKLAKIRNFDLIFVGKHGGGSKNSKLKAGIERMEKLTRKIEAFSPDLVISFCSPEAARISFGLGIKHIAFCDSPHAEAVMRLTLPLIQKLLIPYTIPKKEFSKFGINEKNIISYKSIDAAVTIKRKTNQSVRLPFKNNHKKNILIRIEEEEAAYTKKSNKIIPIIENIISQFSDENIVILGRYTEQIQKLQKKVGKDAKVVKMSFDGKYLLKNTDVFIGSGGTMTAESALMGVPTISYNAVPNLIENFLVKKRLVKRETNPKRVSKQITKFFESKKQLNQQKAKKILNQMEDPIDKLIRVSGISLVLGKLE; this comes from the coding sequence TTGAAAATATGGATAGATATTCTAACTCCAAAACAATTATTGTTTTCTGAACCAATAATTGAGAAATTAGGTAAAAAAAACAGGATTTTATGTACTTCTAGAGATTATGAAGAAGTTTCAAAATTAGCAAAAATTCGTAATTTTGACCTGATTTTTGTAGGCAAACATGGTGGAGGAAGTAAAAATTCCAAACTAAAAGCAGGAATTGAGAGAATGGAAAAGCTTACTAGAAAAATTGAAGCATTTTCACCAGATCTTGTAATTAGTTTTTGCTCACCTGAAGCTGCAAGAATTTCATTCGGATTAGGAATTAAACACATAGCATTTTGTGATTCACCACACGCAGAGGCAGTGATGAGATTAACATTACCATTAATTCAGAAACTTCTAATCCCTTATACAATTCCAAAGAAAGAATTTTCAAAATTTGGCATAAATGAAAAAAATATTATTTCATACAAATCAATTGACGCGGCGGTCACAATAAAAAGAAAAACAAATCAAAGTGTACGACTTCCATTTAAAAATAATCATAAAAAGAATATTTTGATAAGAATAGAAGAAGAGGAAGCAGCATATACTAAAAAATCAAATAAAATCATTCCAATTATTGAAAATATAATTTCTCAATTTAGTGATGAAAATATTGTTATTTTGGGTAGATATACAGAACAAATTCAAAAATTGCAAAAGAAAGTAGGTAAAGACGCTAAAGTTGTAAAAATGTCATTTGATGGAAAGTATTTGTTAAAGAATACAGATGTTTTCATTGGTTCAGGTGGCACTATGACTGCAGAGTCTGCATTGATGGGAGTTCCTACAATATCATATAATGCGGTTCCAAATCTCATAGAAAATTTTTTGGTGAAAAAACGATTAGTTAAAAGAGAAACAAATCCAAAGAGGGTTTCAAAACAAATAACAAAGTTTTTTGAATCTAAAAAGCAATTAAATCAACAAAAAGCAAAAAAGATTCTAAATCAAATGGAAGACCCTATTGATAAATTAATTAGAGTATCAGGAATTAGTTTAGTTTTAGGCAAGTTAGAATAA
- the dnaJ gene encoding molecular chaperone DnaJ — MSAKRDYYEVLGVSKSSSNDEIKKQYRKLALKFHPDRNQSAEAGEHFKEISEAYAVLSDTEKRQLYDQHGHAGVDGRYSSEDIFQGARGDFSDIFGRGGGGFDSIFESIFGRGGGGFGFGQQRGSDILYQTSVTLEDVLHGKQMEIELQKQIQCDTCNGSGCKPGTDKKTCSSCNGQGQVRQTRNMGFASFVTAAPCSSCRGQGSIIETPCGDCKGQGKRKGTKKVTFDIPPGIDSGDYTVSNEGNEVPGGSNGDLIVRIRVQPHSNFNRDGKDIFYDQDVSMVDAALGCEVIVPTLEGTEKVKVDSGSQPNTIIKLKGKGVPHINSRGRGDQYVRIVVNIPKKLNKHQKNLLDEFKQTSD, encoded by the coding sequence ATGTCTGCAAAACGAGATTATTATGAAGTTTTAGGAGTATCTAAATCGTCTTCAAATGACGAAATAAAGAAACAGTATAGAAAATTAGCATTAAAGTTCCATCCAGATCGAAATCAATCTGCTGAGGCTGGAGAACACTTTAAAGAAATTTCTGAAGCATATGCAGTTCTTTCTGACACTGAAAAAAGACAACTCTATGATCAACATGGTCATGCAGGTGTAGATGGAAGATATTCCAGTGAAGATATCTTCCAAGGCGCAAGAGGTGATTTTAGCGATATATTTGGCCGTGGAGGTGGCGGATTTGATTCCATCTTTGAATCAATATTTGGCCGTGGAGGTGGCGGATTTGGATTTGGGCAACAACGCGGTTCTGATATTCTCTATCAAACATCAGTAACATTGGAAGATGTTTTACATGGAAAACAAATGGAAATTGAATTACAAAAACAAATTCAATGTGATACATGTAATGGTTCAGGTTGTAAACCTGGAACTGACAAGAAAACCTGTTCTTCATGTAATGGACAGGGCCAAGTAAGGCAAACACGTAACATGGGATTTGCATCATTTGTTACTGCTGCGCCTTGTTCTTCATGCAGAGGTCAAGGATCAATTATTGAAACACCTTGCGGTGATTGTAAAGGTCAAGGAAAAAGAAAGGGCACAAAAAAAGTTACATTTGATATTCCACCTGGAATTGATTCAGGTGATTATACTGTATCAAATGAAGGAAACGAAGTACCTGGAGGCTCTAATGGTGATCTAATTGTTAGAATTAGAGTACAACCTCATTCTAATTTTAACAGAGATGGAAAAGATATTTTCTATGATCAAGATGTTTCTATGGTTGATGCAGCATTAGGATGTGAGGTTATTGTTCCAACTTTGGAAGGAACTGAAAAAGTAAAAGTTGATTCTGGAAGTCAACCAAATACAATAATCAAATTAAAAGGAAAAGGTGTACCACACATCAATTCTAGAGGTAGAGGAGATCAGTATGTTCGAATTGTAGTAAATATTCCTAAAAAACTCAACAAACATCAAAAAAATCTACTTGATGAATTTAAACAAACTAGTGATTAA
- the gatD gene encoding Glu-tRNA(Gln) amidotransferase subunit GatD: MSEYRGYEGNSLEFLKSNQVVVGDSVKILSDITYSGIIMPRYEHSDDKHIVLKLKSGYNVGLEIAKIESIEKIQSSEKNIDELEKISKIDGLPKVLLLSTGGTIASKVDYRTGAVTPVLTAEELNSSVPELSKIANIDAEVLLSEYSENIMPENWLEIANKISSYSNSDYSGIIIAHGTDTMHYTSSFLSFALAGFPVPIVLVGSQRSSDRASSDAALNLIGATKFITESKTKGVYIVMHNDENDNTVACHIGTRVRKNHTSKRGAFQTVGDDPAFIIAEEKIQKNISKEFYKVQKFQPKINLDTKIALVKYYPGYDPKLVEQIIDNGYKGIIFEGTGLGHIGRVMYDSVKKASEKGIFLGMTSQCIDGRVRMTVYESGRDLLNLGIIPLENMLPEVALVKAMWALGNTQNIEEVKEIMLDNIASEMSI; encoded by the coding sequence ATGTCAGAATATAGAGGATATGAAGGCAATTCGTTAGAATTTCTAAAGAGCAATCAAGTAGTTGTTGGAGATTCAGTCAAAATCCTCTCAGATATTACATATTCAGGCATAATTATGCCTCGATATGAGCATAGTGACGACAAACACATTGTTCTGAAGTTAAAGAGTGGGTATAATGTGGGATTAGAAATTGCAAAAATTGAGAGTATTGAAAAAATTCAATCATCAGAAAAAAATATTGATGAACTTGAAAAAATCAGCAAAATAGACGGATTACCAAAAGTATTGTTACTTTCAACAGGAGGTACGATTGCAAGTAAAGTAGACTATAGAACAGGAGCAGTTACTCCAGTGCTAACTGCAGAAGAATTGAATTCATCAGTTCCAGAGCTTTCTAAAATTGCAAATATTGATGCAGAAGTTTTGTTATCAGAATATTCTGAAAACATTATGCCAGAAAATTGGTTAGAGATAGCTAATAAAATTAGTAGTTATTCAAATTCAGACTATTCAGGAATTATCATTGCTCATGGAACAGACACAATGCATTATACATCATCATTTCTTTCATTTGCACTCGCAGGATTTCCAGTTCCAATTGTTTTAGTTGGTTCACAAAGATCATCGGATAGAGCATCATCAGATGCAGCATTAAATCTAATTGGTGCCACTAAATTCATTACCGAAAGCAAAACAAAAGGAGTGTACATTGTTATGCACAATGATGAAAATGACAATACCGTTGCATGTCACATTGGAACAAGAGTTAGGAAAAATCATACAAGTAAACGAGGAGCATTTCAAACAGTAGGAGATGATCCTGCTTTCATAATTGCAGAAGAAAAAATTCAAAAAAATATTTCAAAAGAGTTCTATAAAGTTCAAAAATTCCAACCAAAAATTAATCTAGATACAAAAATTGCATTAGTAAAATACTATCCAGGATATGATCCAAAATTAGTTGAACAAATTATTGACAACGGATACAAAGGAATAATCTTTGAAGGTACAGGATTAGGACATATTGGAAGGGTCATGTATGATTCTGTAAAAAAAGCTAGTGAAAAAGGGATATTTCTAGGCATGACATCACAGTGTATTGATGGAAGGGTAAGAATGACCGTCTATGAAAGTGGCAGAGATCTTCTAAATTTAGGCATAATTCCTTTAGAGAATATGCTTCCAGAAGTTGCTCTAGTAAAAGCAATGTGGGCATTAGGAAATACTCAGAATATTGAGGAAGTAAAAGAAATTATGCTTGATAATATTGCATCTGAAATGTCAATTTAG
- the dnaK gene encoding molecular chaperone DnaK encodes MGKVIGIDLGTSNSAAAVMMGGKPTIIPAAEGQTAAGKAFPSVVAFSKEGELLVGEPARRQAVTNPDNTIIAAKRKMGSDYTFKIQDKEYKPQQISSFILQKIKKDAEAFVGETVEKAVITVPAYFDDNQRQATKDAGTIAGLDVVRIINEPTAASLAFGLDKAKEDMKILVFDFGGGTLDVTIMEMGGGVFEVMSTSGDTQLGGTDMDKVLIDYIVDEFKKKEGVDLSQDTTAMTRIREAAEKAKIELSTVMETDVNLPFIAHDPSSGAKNLELRLTRSKLDELIGPIVDRCKPSIQKALEDAKLSNSDINKIVMIGGPTRIPLVKKFVSEVIGKEVESGVDPMEAVAMGAAIQAGIIAGDVTSDIVLLDVTPLTLGIETLGGVREPLIERNTTIPTSKGKVFTTAADNQTAVTIHVVQGERPMATDNVSLGSFNLTDLPPAPRGVPQIEVKFDIDANGIINVTAKDLGTQKEAKITIETKTKLSEEEIEKLKEDAEKFSEEDKKKKEKIDLKNEAESYIYTTEKLVNHDLKDKISQEQGIKITDAVKEVKEVLDKEPEELKPKLEALQSIVNEVTTELYKNAAPPPGADGQQGADGQQGADGQQGADGQQGADGQQGADGQTTESSSNDETKTN; translated from the coding sequence ATGGGCAAAGTAATAGGTATCGATTTAGGAACAAGTAACTCTGCTGCTGCAGTTATGATGGGTGGAAAACCAACAATTATTCCTGCAGCAGAAGGTCAAACTGCAGCTGGAAAGGCATTTCCATCAGTAGTTGCTTTTTCTAAAGAAGGAGAACTCTTAGTTGGTGAACCTGCTCGTAGACAAGCAGTTACAAATCCCGATAATACAATTATTGCCGCAAAACGAAAAATGGGTTCTGATTATACCTTTAAAATTCAAGATAAAGAATACAAACCTCAACAAATCTCTTCATTCATTCTACAAAAAATAAAAAAAGATGCTGAGGCGTTTGTTGGAGAAACTGTGGAAAAAGCAGTTATTACGGTTCCAGCATATTTTGATGACAATCAACGTCAAGCAACAAAAGATGCAGGGACAATTGCCGGTCTTGATGTTGTTAGAATAATTAATGAACCAACTGCAGCATCATTGGCATTTGGATTAGATAAAGCAAAAGAAGACATGAAAATTCTCGTCTTTGACTTTGGTGGTGGTACTCTAGATGTTACTATCATGGAAATGGGTGGTGGTGTTTTTGAAGTAATGAGTACTTCAGGTGATACACAACTTGGTGGAACTGATATGGATAAAGTTTTGATTGATTACATTGTTGATGAATTCAAGAAAAAAGAAGGAGTCGATCTCTCTCAAGACACAACTGCAATGACAAGAATAAGAGAAGCTGCAGAAAAAGCAAAAATTGAATTATCTACTGTAATGGAGACTGATGTTAATCTACCATTTATTGCACATGATCCATCATCTGGCGCAAAGAATCTTGAATTAAGATTAACCAGATCCAAACTTGATGAATTAATTGGACCTATTGTAGATCGTTGTAAACCTTCTATTCAAAAAGCACTTGAAGATGCAAAACTCTCAAATTCTGATATTAACAAAATAGTTATGATTGGTGGTCCAACAAGAATTCCATTAGTCAAAAAATTTGTTAGTGAAGTTATAGGCAAAGAAGTTGAATCTGGTGTTGATCCTATGGAAGCAGTTGCTATGGGTGCTGCAATACAGGCAGGAATTATTGCTGGTGATGTAACCAGTGACATTGTTCTACTTGATGTAACCCCATTAACACTGGGAATTGAAACCCTTGGGGGAGTTAGAGAACCTCTTATCGAAAGAAATACTACCATTCCAACATCAAAAGGCAAAGTGTTTACAACTGCTGCTGATAATCAAACAGCTGTTACCATTCATGTAGTTCAAGGAGAAAGACCTATGGCAACCGATAATGTATCATTAGGAAGCTTTAATCTTACTGATTTGCCTCCTGCTCCAAGAGGCGTTCCTCAAATTGAAGTAAAATTCGATATTGATGCAAACGGAATCATAAATGTAACTGCAAAAGATCTTGGTACTCAAAAGGAAGCAAAAATTACTATTGAAACTAAAACTAAACTTTCTGAAGAAGAGATTGAAAAATTAAAAGAAGATGCTGAAAAATTCTCTGAAGAAGATAAAAAGAAGAAAGAAAAAATTGATCTCAAAAACGAAGCAGAAAGTTACATTTACACAACTGAAAAGTTGGTCAATCATGATCTCAAGGATAAAATTTCCCAAGAGCAAGGAATTAAGATCACTGATGCTGTAAAAGAAGTCAAAGAAGTTTTAGACAAAGAACCTGAGGAATTAAAACCAAAACTAGAAGCATTACAATCAATAGTAAATGAAGTAACTACCGAACTCTACAAGAACGCTGCTCCTCCACCTGGTGCTGATGGACAACAAGGTGCTGATGGACAACAAGGTGCTGATGGACAACAAGGTGCTGATGGACAACAAGGTGCTGATGGACAACAAGGTGCTGATGGACAAACAACAGAATCATCTTCAAATGACGAAACAAAAACTAACTAA
- a CDS encoding nucleotide exchange factor GrpE, with product MSNDNESDEIPVNVVTENKDDEPKKESESLETVQENFSELLDAEKQKTSECEEKLKHILADFQNLTRKTQSDIQNGVNAKVDEFLLDFLKIYDDFIRARDVFSENKINTEGLDSILKNMDSLLKKYNVTAIDALGEIFDPNHHEAISVITDPDLDDNTITKEIRKGYISQNRVIRTTLVEISKKDDN from the coding sequence TTGTCCAATGATAATGAATCGGATGAAATTCCTGTAAATGTTGTAACTGAGAATAAAGATGATGAACCTAAAAAAGAATCTGAATCTTTAGAAACAGTTCAAGAAAATTTTTCAGAGTTATTGGATGCAGAAAAACAAAAAACTTCAGAATGTGAAGAAAAATTAAAACATATTTTAGCCGATTTTCAAAATCTTACTAGAAAAACACAATCTGACATTCAAAATGGTGTTAATGCTAAAGTTGATGAATTTCTATTAGATTTTCTAAAAATCTATGATGATTTCATTCGTGCTAGAGATGTATTTTCTGAAAATAAAATCAACACTGAAGGTCTTGATTCAATTTTAAAAAATATGGATTCTTTATTGAAAAAATATAATGTAACTGCAATTGATGCGTTGGGGGAAATTTTTGATCCTAATCATCACGAAGCTATATCTGTAATCACTGATCCTGATTTAGATGACAATACAATTACCAAAGAGATCAGGAAGGGATATATTTCTCAAAACAGAGTCATAAGAACAACATTAGTAGAAATTTCAAAAAAGGATGATAATTAA